A genomic window from Gossypium hirsutum isolate 1008001.06 chromosome D10, Gossypium_hirsutum_v2.1, whole genome shotgun sequence includes:
- the LOC107914471 gene encoding cytochrome P450 84A1 yields the protein MSLKLQTMEPLPMALLFVIPFLLLLRIISRFPKKTFPPGPKGLPIIGNMMMMEQLTHRGLAKLAQKYGGIFHLKMGYLHMVAISNPEMARQVLQVQDNIFSNRPATIAISYLTYNRADMAFAHYGPFWRQMRKLCVMKLFSRKRAESWESVRDEVEKLVKAVSANTGKTVNVGELIFNLTKNITYRAAFGSSSQEGQDEFIKILQEFSKLFGAFNIADCIPWLGWVDPQGLNSRLEKARHALDKFIDTIIDDHIQKRKTNVNGGAGGYYDPDMVDELLAFYSEEAQVNESEDLNSIRVTRDNIKAIIMDVMFGGTETVASAIEWALTELMRSPEDMKRVQRELEEVVGLDRRVEESDLDKLPFLKCCLKETLRLHPPIPLLLHETAEEAVVAGYRIPAKSSVMINAWAIGRDKKSWEDAESFKPRRFMKEGMPDFKGSNFEFIPFGSGRRSCPGMQLGLYTLDLAVAHLLHCFTWELPNGMKRSELDMSDVFGLTAPRATRLYAVPKNRLVCSLF from the coding sequence ATGTCCCTAAAACTACAAACCATGGAACCATTGCCAATGGCACTTCTTTTCGTCATCCCTTTCCTTCTCCTTCTGCGTATCATTTCTCGGTTTCCAAAAAAAACATTTCCTCCAGGACCCAAAGGGTTGCCGATCATCGGCAACATGATGATGATGGAACAGTTAACTCATCGTGGACTCGCCAAACTCGCTCAAAAATATGGTGGCATATTTCACCTCAAGATGGGGTATTTGCATATGGTGGCTATTTCCAATCCCGAAATGGCTCGCCAAGTGCTTCAGGTTCAAGACAATATATTCTCCAACAGGCCAGCCACCATCGCCATCAGCTATTTAACTTACAACAGGGCTGACATGGCCTTTGCCCATTACGGACCCTTCTGGAGACAGATGAGGAAGCTTTGTGTAATGAAGCTTTTTAGTAGGAAAAGAGCTGAATCATGGGAGTCTGTAAGGGATGAAGTGGAGAAGCTTGTCAAAGCTGTATCGGCTAATACGGGGAAGACTGTGAATGTGGGTGAGTTGATCTTTAACCTTACGAAGAATATTACTTACAGGGCAGCTTTTGGGTCCAGTTCCCAAGAAGGGCAAGACGAATTTATCAAGATCTTGCAGGAGTTTTCCAAGCTTTTTGGTGCTTTTAATATTGCTGATTGCATCCCTTGGCTCGGTTGGGTTGATCCTCAGGGACTCAACTCTAGGCTCGAGAAGGCTCGTCATGCGTTAGACAAGTTCATTGATACCATTATCGATGATCATATCCAGAAGAGGAAGACAAACGTTAATGGCGGCGCCGGTGGATATTATGACCCTGACATGGTTGACGAATTGCTTGCGTTTTACAGTGAAGAAGCTCAAGTCAACGAATCGGAGGATCTTAATTCCATCAGAGTCACCAGGGATAACATTAAAGCTATTATTATGGATGTGATGTTCGGTGGGACGGAGACGGTGGCATCGGCGATTGAGTGGGCATTGACGGAGCTGATGAGAAGTCCCGAGGATATGAAGAGAGTCCAACGGGAACTGGAGGAGGTGGTGGGCCTCGACCGCCGTGTGGAAGAATCCGATCTCGATAAACTACCTTTCCTAAAGTGCTGCCTCAAGGAAACGCTGAGGCTTCACCCGCCGATTCCTCTCTTGCTCCACGAGACGGCAGAGGAGGCAGTAGTGGCGGGGTATCGAATTCCGGCGAAGTCGAGCGTGATGATCAACGCCTGGGCAATTGGGAGGGATAAGAAATCATGGGAAGATGCTGAGAGTTTTAAGCCAAGGAGGTTCATGAAAGAAGGTATGCCGGACTTCAAAGGAAGCAACTTCGAGTTCATTCCGTTCGGGTCGGGTCGGAGGTCGTGCCCGGGCATGCAACTAGGGTTATATACGCTTGATTTGGCAGTGGCTCACTTGCTGCACTGTTTTACGTGGGAGTTGCCTAATGGGATGAAGCGGAGTGAGTTGGACATGAGTGATGTGTTTGGACTCACTGCACCTCGGGCAACTCGACTCTATGCAGTGCCAAAAAACCGCCTCGTTTGTTCACTCTTTTAA